The DNA sequence GCCGCCCCGCCGTCGACCATCCGCGCGCCGGTGAGCCGCCGGGTGACGTCGTTGTCCGGCTCCACGCCGGCCACCACCATGTGGTCGGCCCGGCCCGAACGCAGCGTCAGGCGGGCCCAGCGCAGCGCGTCGAGGCCCGAGGTGACGCCGTTGCACACGGTGAGGTTCGGTCCGCGCAGCCCGAAGCGGATCGCGATCTCGGAGGCGATGATGTTGCTGGACGCGTTGGGCGTGTCCATCGGGCTCAGGGCGCCGGTGTTCTCCTCGGCGATGGTCGCCACCGCCCGGCAGACCGTATCGGCGTTGCCCAGGTTGGAGCTGACCACCACCCCCACCCGGTCACCGGGGACGAGCAGCCCCCGCGGGCCGAGGAGTCCGGCGTCGGTCAGCGCGGCCGCGGCCATGCACAGCCCCAGCTGAGTGGCGCGGTCCTTGAACCGCAGCCCCTTCTTGCCGATGAGGGCGGCCGGATCCACCGGGTCCGCACCGGCCACCGGGCCGTGCCGCAGCCCGCCGGGCTCGTTCAGTCCGGGCAGGACGACCCCGACGCCCGTGACCGCCGCGGCCGCTGATGTCGTCGCTGTCGTCGTCACTGTCGTGGTCGCTGTCATGCCGCACCCGCCACGATCGCGACGGCGTTGACGCCGCCGAAGCCGAAGCCGTTGACCTGGGCCACCCGGACCGGTGCGGTGAGCGGACGGTCACTGACCAGCCGCAGCCCCTCGCCCTCGGGCAGCGGCTCGGTGAGGTTGGCGATCGGCGGTATCCGGCCGCTCTCGACCGACCGGAGCGCCACGATCAGGCTCATCAGCCCGGCGGAGCCGGAGGTGTGCCCGGTCAGTGCCTTGATCCCGGTGAAGGCGGGGGAGGCGCCCTTGAACACCTCGGCCACCACCTCCGCCTCGGTGCGGTCGTTGAGCGGCGTGCCGGTGGCGTGCAGCACCACCAGGTCGATGTCCTCGGGGCGGCTGCCCGCCGCCCGCTGGGCCATCTCGATGGAGGCCCGCACCCCGTCCGCGTCGGGCGCGGTCTGGTGGTAGGCGTCGCAGTTGACCGCGACCGAGCGCAGCCAGCCGCGGACCGGACGCCCGGCCGCCGGCTCGCGGCGCAGCACGATCGCGGCGGCGCCCTCGCCGAGGATGGTCCCCTGCCGGTCCCGGTCGAAGGGGCGCACCTGCGGCGGCGGGTCGAACTGCACCCGGTCGGCGAGGCCGAACATGGACTCGGTCACCGTGTCGCAGCCGGCCACGATCACCGTGTCGGTCTCACCCTGTTCCAGCAGGTCCCAGCCGAGCGCCAGCGCGTAGAGCGAGGCGGAGCAGGCGCCGGCGAAGGTGTGGGTGTCGTACGCGCC is a window from the Streptomyces luomodiensis genome containing:
- a CDS encoding beta-ketoacyl synthase N-terminal-like domain-containing protein, translated to MTATTTVTTTATTSAAAAVTGVGVVLPGLNEPGGLRHGPVAGADPVDPAALIGKKGLRFKDRATQLGLCMAAAALTDAGLLGPRGLLVPGDRVGVVVSSNLGNADTVCRAVATIAEENTGALSPMDTPNASSNIIASEIAIRFGLRGPNLTVCNGVTSGLDALRWARLTLRSGRADHMVVAGVEPDNDVTRRLTGARMVDGGAAVVVSRTDAAGAAAPRVLLGPSFRTEKLPDCVAALADAVPGPAREAAAGLWLGPDPSAVPPGGETADLSGWGDCSGALGLLHCATAVAWADSGRTEPVYALLGGAGGEASGTVWIPVERAA
- a CDS encoding beta-ketoacyl synthase N-terminal-like domain-containing protein encodes the protein MSFPITGIGAVASIGDDPDEIFASLCEGRSGIGPLRGFDERRFTARQLFEIDDRTGDGDEPGRATRFLMEAVRQAAADAGLPDDLGGVPVLVGTGLRELRSLELWWRDGVPFTADGLDFGPALRRRFGAYDTHTFAGACSASLYALALGWDLLEQGETDTVIVAGCDTVTESMFGLADRVQFDPPPQVRPFDRDRQGTILGEGAAAIVLRREPAAGRPVRGWLRSVAVNCDAYHQTAPDADGVRASIEMAQRAAGSRPEDIDLVVLHATGTPLNDRTEAEVVAEVFKGASPAFTGIKALTGHTSGSAGLMSLIVALRSVESGRIPPIANLTEPLPEGEGLRLVSDRPLTAPVRVAQVNGFGFGGVNAVAIVAGAA